In Helianthus annuus cultivar XRQ/B chromosome 9, HanXRQr2.0-SUNRISE, whole genome shotgun sequence, the following are encoded in one genomic region:
- the LOC110877967 gene encoding uncharacterized protein LOC110877967 isoform X2, protein MNPHNNSNQNPASTSGVEQVMNQQMFSCNMPVVAPPFPMQTATGPFPNSIRGFTPQQNLIPFPVNQFNPVQQQQVLVQNTIQNIYQLLQLQNSNYAQCPPGSFPVFQNPGFPMNQQFVMAGPQTIGQQLQGNPFLPAASGSVQPHNFQNQIPQGVGPQNPNLFPNQMFGIPSLNGPLQNVNQGQPGFVSPRQILNTGQTHNPSPTPKNFEDNHKSGPTNVNGGWTEGQHKKFTGHKTYDPSQKGSKIHKHAKQKFGSYKGNMNKEGGSNLEVDSVSRNFTNFEKRVPSLTYTEQEIKVWREARKKNYPTNGAVLEKHKKEETLSDVTNQDAVLRRQQLKEILTKQAELGCEVAEIPVSYLSSPDKQNPRERKRERQQRYKKGKFNNKRRTSFQDADRMTKKTRPGDEDSFKGNHQTKQNKREPSLLQKLLTRDVKRDKTHLLQVLRFMTANSFFTTESLKFPPVVVRETNVDVPSIETTCSVVKGEEEEEGEIID, encoded by the exons ATGAATCCTCATAACAATTCCAATCAAAATCCAGCATCTACTTCTGGGGTTGAACAG GTCATGAATCAGCAGATGTTCAGCTGTAATATGCCAGTTGTGGCTCCACCCTTTCCTATGCAAACTGCCACTGGTCCATTTCCAAACAGTATTCGTGGATTCACTCCGCAGCAGAATTTAATTCCGTTTCCCGTAAACCAGTTTAATCCTGTTCAGCAACAACAGGTTCTTGTGCAGAACACAATCCAAAATATCTATCAGCTTCTCCAATTGCAAAACTCCAATTACGCACAATGTCCTCCTGGTAGTTTTCCCGTGTTCCAGAACCCTGGATTTCCTATGAATCAGCAGTTTGTCATGGCCGGGCCGCAGACTATCGGCCAGCAGTTGCAAGGGAACCCGTTTTTACCTGCTGCTTCTGGGTCAGTTCAACCACATAATTTCCAG AACCAGATTCCTCAAGGCGTGGGCCCTCAGAATCCCAACTTGTTTCCAAATCAGATGTTTGGCATCCCTAGTTTGAATGGCCCTTTGCAAAATGTTAATCAAGGACAACCGGGATTTGTTTCGCCCAGACAGATACTCAATACGGGTCAAACACATAATCCCTCTCCAACTCCCAAAAATTTTGAG GACAATCATAAAAGCGGGCCTACCAATGTCAATGGCGGGTGGACTGAAGGTCAACACAAAAAATTTACAGGGCATAAAACATATGATCCCTCACAAAAGGG ATCCAAGATCCATAAACATGCGAAACAGAAGTTTGGGAGCTACAAAGGAAATATGAATAAAG AGGGTGGCAGCAATTTGGAAGTAGATTCGGTGTCTCGAAATTTCACCAACTTTGAAAAGAG AGTACCCTCTCTGACTTACACGGAGCAAGAAATAAAGGTGTGGCGTGAGGCTCGTAAGAAGAACTACCCCACAAATGGGGCCGTATTAGAG AAGCATAAGAAAGAAGAGACATTGTCTGATGTCACCAACCAAGACGCCGTGTTACGTCGCCAG CAATTAAAGGAAATATTGACAAAACAAGCCGAGTTGGGTTGTGAAGTTGCGGAAATTCCAGTGTCTTATTTATCTAGTCCTGATAAACAAAACCCTAGAGAGAGAAAACGCGAAAGACAACAACGCTACAAAAAGGGGAAGTTTAATAACAAAAGAAGAACATCATTTCAAGATGCTGACCGGATGACCAAAAAAACAAGGCCGGGGGACGAAGATTCCTTCAAGGGCAATCATCAAACCAAGCAAAACAAGCGAGAACCATCACTTCTACAGAAGCTATTGACACGTGACGTTAAGAGAGACAAAACTCATCTCTTGCAGGTTTTAAGATTCATGACAGCAAACTCGTTTTTCACTACGGAATCTTTGAAATTCCCACCTGTCGTTGTGAGAGAAACAAATGTTGACGTGCCCTCCATAGAGACGACATGTTCTGTTGTAAAGGGAGAGGAGGAGGAAGAAGGAGAAATCATAGATTAA
- the LOC110877967 gene encoding uncharacterized protein LOC110877967 isoform X1 — protein sequence MNPHNNSNQNPASTSGVEQVMNQQMFSCNMPVVAPPFPMQTATGPFPNSIRGFTPQQNLIPFPVNQFNPVQQQQVLVQNTIQNIYQLLQLQNSNYAQCPPGSFPVFQNPGFPMNQQFVMAGPQTIGQQLQGNPFLPAASGSVQPHNFQNQIPQGVGPQNPNLFPNQMFGIPSLNGPLQNVNQGQPGFVSPRQILNTGQTHNPSPTPKNFEDNHKSGPTNVNGGWTEGQHKKFTGHKTYDPSQKGSKIHKHAKQKFGSYKGNMNKAEGGSNLEVDSVSRNFTNFEKRVPSLTYTEQEIKVWREARKKNYPTNGAVLEKHKKEETLSDVTNQDAVLRRQQLKEILTKQAELGCEVAEIPVSYLSSPDKQNPRERKRERQQRYKKGKFNNKRRTSFQDADRMTKKTRPGDEDSFKGNHQTKQNKREPSLLQKLLTRDVKRDKTHLLQVLRFMTANSFFTTESLKFPPVVVRETNVDVPSIETTCSVVKGEEEEEGEIID from the exons ATGAATCCTCATAACAATTCCAATCAAAATCCAGCATCTACTTCTGGGGTTGAACAG GTCATGAATCAGCAGATGTTCAGCTGTAATATGCCAGTTGTGGCTCCACCCTTTCCTATGCAAACTGCCACTGGTCCATTTCCAAACAGTATTCGTGGATTCACTCCGCAGCAGAATTTAATTCCGTTTCCCGTAAACCAGTTTAATCCTGTTCAGCAACAACAGGTTCTTGTGCAGAACACAATCCAAAATATCTATCAGCTTCTCCAATTGCAAAACTCCAATTACGCACAATGTCCTCCTGGTAGTTTTCCCGTGTTCCAGAACCCTGGATTTCCTATGAATCAGCAGTTTGTCATGGCCGGGCCGCAGACTATCGGCCAGCAGTTGCAAGGGAACCCGTTTTTACCTGCTGCTTCTGGGTCAGTTCAACCACATAATTTCCAG AACCAGATTCCTCAAGGCGTGGGCCCTCAGAATCCCAACTTGTTTCCAAATCAGATGTTTGGCATCCCTAGTTTGAATGGCCCTTTGCAAAATGTTAATCAAGGACAACCGGGATTTGTTTCGCCCAGACAGATACTCAATACGGGTCAAACACATAATCCCTCTCCAACTCCCAAAAATTTTGAG GACAATCATAAAAGCGGGCCTACCAATGTCAATGGCGGGTGGACTGAAGGTCAACACAAAAAATTTACAGGGCATAAAACATATGATCCCTCACAAAAGGG ATCCAAGATCCATAAACATGCGAAACAGAAGTTTGGGAGCTACAAAGGAAATATGAATAAAG CAGAGGGTGGCAGCAATTTGGAAGTAGATTCGGTGTCTCGAAATTTCACCAACTTTGAAAAGAG AGTACCCTCTCTGACTTACACGGAGCAAGAAATAAAGGTGTGGCGTGAGGCTCGTAAGAAGAACTACCCCACAAATGGGGCCGTATTAGAG AAGCATAAGAAAGAAGAGACATTGTCTGATGTCACCAACCAAGACGCCGTGTTACGTCGCCAG CAATTAAAGGAAATATTGACAAAACAAGCCGAGTTGGGTTGTGAAGTTGCGGAAATTCCAGTGTCTTATTTATCTAGTCCTGATAAACAAAACCCTAGAGAGAGAAAACGCGAAAGACAACAACGCTACAAAAAGGGGAAGTTTAATAACAAAAGAAGAACATCATTTCAAGATGCTGACCGGATGACCAAAAAAACAAGGCCGGGGGACGAAGATTCCTTCAAGGGCAATCATCAAACCAAGCAAAACAAGCGAGAACCATCACTTCTACAGAAGCTATTGACACGTGACGTTAAGAGAGACAAAACTCATCTCTTGCAGGTTTTAAGATTCATGACAGCAAACTCGTTTTTCACTACGGAATCTTTGAAATTCCCACCTGTCGTTGTGAGAGAAACAAATGTTGACGTGCCCTCCATAGAGACGACATGTTCTGTTGTAAAGGGAGAGGAGGAGGAAGAAGGAGAAATCATAGATTAA